GGTTCAAAACCGGGGGGAACCTGGTAGGCGAATCGACTCCCAGCGATCTGGCGCTGATGGCGAAACGACATCCGGATACACCGTTGATCGCCGGACATATCGGAGGTGACTGGGAATTGGGGCTGCGGGCGATTCAAGACAGTCCCAATCTGTACGCCGGGATTGGCGGATTTGATCCGACTGCCGGAATCACAGAAATGGCGGTGCGAACGCTGGGGGCCGACCGCGTGCTGTATGGCAGCGATATCGGCGGCCGCAGTTTTTCTTCACAACTCGCCAAGGTTCAAGGCGCCGACATTCCTGAAGTTTCCAAACGACTTATTCTGGGTGGGAATCTGAAACGACTGCTGACCCCCATTTTGAAAGAGAAGGGGATCAAAGTATGATTTTTGACGTGAATGTATATCTCTCCCGCTGGCCGTTCCGACGCTTGCCGCACGATGAAACAACGAAGCTGGTTCAAAAATTGAAACAGAATCAGATCCAACAGGCCTTCGCCGGCAGCTTTGACGGTTTACTGCACAAGGATATTCGCGCGGTGAATCAAAGACTGGTTGCGGAATGCAAAAAAAGTGGTCCCGATTTGCTGATTCCGGTGGGAACAATCAACCCCCGTCTACCTGGCTGGGAAGATGATGTGATCGCCTGTCATGAAGAATGGAAGATGCCCGGCGTGCGGCTGCATCCCAATTATCATGAGTATCAACTGAGCAATCCGGCGGTAAAAAAACTGTTTGCGATGGCGGCAGAGCGAAAGCTGTTTGTGCAGATCGCGATGCGGATGGAAGACGATCGGACGCAGCATCCTTTGATGCGTATTCCCGATGTCAAGTTCGAGGCATTACCCGACTTGATGAAGCAACACGATGAATTGCAAGTGACGATTCTGAATGGAATGAAATCGCTGAGAGGAGCGAACTTAACCAGCCTGACTGAAAACCCGAATCTGACGATTGAAATTTCGATGCTCGAAGGAGTCGGCGGGATTGAGAAACTGATGAAACAGGTGCCTTACCAGCAGATTCTGTTCGGTTCCTATTTGCCGTTTTTCTATCTGGATTCGAGCTTAAACAAGCTGAAAGAGTCTGACCTGGGAATGGAAATCGAAACGCAGATCACGTGGAAGAATGCCCAAACACGGTTTGTGAATGCGAATACATAAACCGTTTCAGTCAGTCCATTCCAGATAGGGATCGAGCCCCATTTTGTGAAACATTTCGATGCGGTGCTTTTCATGCTTCAGCATATCACGCCGCTGTTTGTGATGCAGTTTCTCCAGGAAGTTCTGCGTATTATTGAAGAAGGAAATCCAACTCCCCGGCAGCTCCCCTTTTTCATCTGCTTTGGCAGATTTGATAATTTTGTCGAGTTGAAATTGCTCCAGGCATCGCAGCAGTTCATCTTCAAGAGAGAGGAAAAACTGGTAGTGCCCCGGATCTCCCTGCCGGGCAGAACGACCGATCAACTGGCGGTCAATTCGAGCAGAGGTATGCATCTCGGTCGCGATGACGTGCAGGCCTCCGTTTTCGCGTACTTCATCGGAGAGCAGAATATCGGTTCCACGTCCGGCCATATTTGTTGCTATCGTGACGCGCGACGGTTCCCCCGCCTTCTTCACAATTTCTGCTTCCTGTGCATGATATTTTGCATTGAGGATCTGATGCGGGATGGCTTTCATCGCCAGCAAATCACCCAATGCTTCCGATGCTTCAACGGAAGGCGTTCCGACAAGAACCGGACAACGTTTTTTTCTGATGAGTTCAATTTCATCAACCACCGCCATGCGTTTATCCTGCATGGTTTTGAAGACGCGCGGCTTAGTTCCTTTACGAATACAGGGGCGATGTGTGGGAATCGAGGTCACAGAGACTTTATAGGTTTTCCGGATCTCTTTTTCCGCTAATGCGGCAGTCCCCGTCATACCTGCCAGATGCGAATAATTCTGGAAGAAACTTTGTACGGTGATGCGCGCTGCCTGTCCTGTGGCGGCGGTAATGGGAACGTGCTCCTGTGCTTCGATTGACTGATGCAGACCATCCTGCCACTTCCGACCGTCCATCATGCGGCCCGTTGATTCATCGACAATGACGACTTCATCATCGACAACCACATAGTCCCGGTCTTTCAGGAATCCAAACCGGGCCACCAGAGATTGTTCTACCTGTTTATAGATCCGTTCGGTATCAATCGAATCCAGCAAGGAAGGTTTCGCCATCAACAAGACTTTTCGACATCCCTGATCCGTCAGATAAGCAGACCGTTTTTTGGGTTCATAAACGTAATCGACTTCGGATTCCAACTGATGTGTTGCCCGGTTGCTCCAGCGGAACAGGTTGACCGAGGCAGCGTCATTCGGCTGAATGAGCCCGATAATCAAAGGGGTCCGTGCTTCATCAATCAGGACACTGTCGGCTTCATCGATTAACGCAAAATAATTTCCACGTTGCACGAGGGGTTCTTTTCCTGATGCTTTATGATTTGTAATGGCCTGTTCTAATTGACCGGGAGCGCTGGCTCCGATGCGAATGCGATCGCGGAGAAAATCGAATCCCATTTCATTCGCAGTACCATACGTGACATCCAGACCATAGGCAATGCGGCGATCTTCGTCTTCCATATCTGAAGTGATACAGCCAACAGACAGCCCCAGCTTATTGAAAATCGGCCCCATGATTTCCGAGTCACGTTGTGCCAGATAGTCATTGACCGTGATGACGTGACAGCCTTTTCCCATCAGAGCACGGAGGTAAGCCGGCAGGACTGCGGTCAACGTTTTTCCTTCCCCGGTCTGCATCTCGGCGATGCCGCCTTCGAAGAGAGCAATGCCCCCCATCAACTGCACCGGGAAATGCTCCATATTTTTCGTACGCCAGGCAGATTCTCGTACCAGGGCATACGCTTCGGGAAGTATTTTCTTCAATGGTTCGCCCGATTTGGCACGCCAACGCAATTCCAGTGAATACCGTTCCAGCCGATCATCGGTCATCTTCTTCAGCGATTCGCAACGCTGAATGATCTGACCGGCTAGCGCACTCCAGCGAGACAAGCGAGACTGCTTGGGGCGAAAACCACCTTTCATCCAATGATAACTATGGGATGCGATGCTCAAAATGCCTCCAGGATCATTGGGATTCTCTCAAAAACAGATACGATCACTCGAACCATGCTGGTTCAAAACAAACAAAAGTGGCTCAAGAATTATGACGGACCAACCATGTAAAAGTAACGGAAGAAAACAGAATTCACGTCGAACGAAATTCTTGTGAGTTCTATCAGAGGCCACATCGCCGCTGAAATCTTAAAGTCTCTATCAGAAAATACTTACAGCAATAATACGTGTCGTCTTTCTGAACCGTCTTTGATTATTTTAACCGATGAACGTTCTTACAACAAAACGATTTTCTGCAAATCCGCTGCTGTATCATCAAAAAGGTTTTGATGATGTAAGTTGTTATATTTTGTTGACTTAAAGCAACATAAAAATCTGAACTTCTGGATCAAATGTTAGATTAATCGCAACCAATCGTCACTTTCGATGCAGTTTCTATTTTGCTTAAGGTAAACACAAACAGTCCTCCCATAGCACACAATTATCGCAAACATTGGAAACATTCCAATTTACCTGTTTTTTTATGTATGACGCACCATTTAAAATCTTTAACTGAACAGTCAGGCTTTTCTCTATACAAATGGGGCATGTCTGAGTGTTGAAAATTTTCAACTAAGCAAATTCACTATATAAAGACACCAGTTAAATGATCTCAAAATTCGTTGACAACCTCTGGCGCCCCCGACGAAGCAAGCACCACCGTAGATCAAAACGGGCAACGGCTCCGATGATTGCTACGGAAAAACTGGAAGACAGAACGCTGCTGAGCGGGCAGGATCTGGTTGCCTTTGCACAAGCACTGACTGCTGCCAATGTCACACTGTATGGCGCCGCCTGGGATGCGGATACCACACAACAAAAGGCTTTGCTGGAAGATGGTGCGCAGTTTTTAAACTTTGTTGATGTGACCAATGCGGACCGCACATTAAATTCGAACGCTACTATCGCTGGAATTACAGAAGGAATGGTGCGTCCCATCTGGCGGCTCAACGATGGTACGTTGATCGAAGGAAGCACGATCAATACCCTGCAAGATTTATCCACGGCAACGGGTGTCGCGATTCTGAATTCAGATGGTCCGTTCCTGAAAGAAATTGCCGATCAGAATCTACTTTCCGGGACCGGCCTGCATGTGGCGCTGGATGGATATGATCCGGATAACGGCGGATTAATTTTTCACGACGCCGTTTCGAGTAACCCGGACATCGAGGCAAGAATTCTGCGGGGAAACCGCAGTCTGCGGATCTCTGTCGCAGGTTACGGCGATATGGTCTTTGAATTATTCGAAGGCCGTGCATCAAAGGCCACCGACTATATCATCTACCACGCTGAACAACTTAACTTTTTTGATGGACTCGATTTTTACAACATCCTGAATGGATCACTGGTGGGAGGCGACCCGTTCAACACGGGACTTGGAGGCTCTGGTTTTGGATTCTTTGATGACCAGTTTCATCCCGAACTGCAGCATGTGCAATCTGGCCTGCTGACGGTACTCAAACCTGAGGATATCAAACAAGAAGGTGATACAGATGCTAAAACGTTTGACGATTTAAATAATTCCAGGTTTATCATTACGGGTAGTGCAAGCAGGAATTATGATTTTCAGAATACGATCTTCGGATATCTTGTCGAAGGGGAAGAGGTGCGTGATGCACTTAGCAAAGTACCAGTCACTGCCAACTTTCCCGACTATACCATTACCATGGAAACCGTTGATGTTTTTACAGACGATGAAAACGCAACTCTGGTGTTAACGGCAGCCGAGGGCACCACCGGGACCTCGACGATCACCGTCACAGTCGAAGATCAGGATGGCAATCTTACGCAGCGCCAGTTTCAAGTGAACGCCACGAAGGATACAATTTCGGCCATCACGGATGATAGTAATGCCAAACCTTATCTGCCAGATCTTCCGACTCTGCAAGCTCGACCACAAGAAACAATTCAATATCAGATCGTTGCAATCGACGTTGACCTTGGCACTGAGAATGGAAATTCTTCGATCAAGTACCATCCACCAAACTGGCTCACACAAAAGGGATTCGAGCTTCCTGCCCCCATCCCACCAGGAATGATCGTGAATCTCGATGAAGACACGGGACTACTTACGGTCAATCTCTCAGAAACCGTAGTCCCTGGTGTATATCAATTCTCAGTTGCTGTTGAATTAGAAATTCCCAACAGCGTTACAGACCCTAAATATGTCGATTATGGGCTTGTTACGATTATCGTGAGTGACCCTCCTGTCGCCAACGATGATTTTTTTGTAATCCAAGGCGACACGGATGAATTGGATATTCTCCTGAATGATACCGCCAATGATGGCTCCCCCCTTCTCGATGTAATAGGCGAAGGATATACGGTCGAGATTGTAACGCAACCAGAAAACGGGGGGGGGACAGTCACCTACGATTCAGAAACTAACAAGATTAATTTTACATCCAATGGTTCGACGTATATGGGGCTGGATGAATTCACTTACCGAGTGAAAGACAATCTGGGTGCTTATTCCGAGACTGCCACCGTGACATTTTCGATTGCTCCTGAAGGAGTGATCCTGGTGACTTCACTGCTTGATAATCAGAACGATGACCAATTCGTGACGTTGAGTGAGGCGATTCAGGCAGCAAACCTAGATATGTCTTCTCTGTTTGCTGTGCCAGCAGGAAACGGTCCTGATACGATCATGTTTGCTCCGAATTTGTTTATCGATCAAGACACATCTGCCATCACCCCCCAAACGTTATTGATTCGAGGGGAAGGTCAACATTTTACAATTACCGATTCTCTCACGATCATTGCTCCAACAACAGAAAGTGGAGATCCACTGTTAACGATCGACGGCACGCTCGACGGTGGTGATTCCTCGAGGCATTTTTACATCGACGATGGAATAACAGCCAATACGATTCTAGTCAGTTTGCAGAACCTGATCTTAATCGAAGGCAAGACCAATGATAACGGTGGTTCGATTTACAATGCAGAGCATCTAGTGCTCTCGAATAGTCAGCTGCTGAACAATCAATCGACGTCTGGTGTGGGGGGGGCCATTTTTAATACAGGAACGCTTGAAATTTCAAACTCTGTATTACAGTCAAATCATTCTGTCGGTTCTGAAGGTGGTGCCATCGCCAGCAATTTCGGCTCGGTCACGCTCACTCAGACCACACTTGACAACAATGATGCCGAGGGTTCTGGCGGTGGTATCTATGCCATGAACGCAAATGTCACCTTAACGGACAGCGTTGTTTCCAATAATACGGGTTTTAATGGCAGCGGAGGTGGACTTTATCAAGATCAGGGGCTGCTGACTGTAACGGGCTCTTCCTTCATCAGCAATTCGACGGGGAGTGCATTATCTGGAGCTGGTATTTATGCCAATGAGACCACAACCAGCATTACCGACTCGACATTTCATGCGAACCGCAGCTCTGGTTCAGGCGGCGGCTTAAGTCAAAACCTGGGTACTCTGTCAGTCAGAAATAGTACTTTCTCTGAAAACGAAGCCCTGTTTGGTGACGGAGGGGGAATCTATAGCGGTACCAGAACGACCTCGATTTTGAATTCGACGATTTCGGGTAACACAGCCAGTCAAAATGGTGGGGGTATTTACTTCTTAGATCGCCTGGAATTGGTGAGTGGAACCATCGATAACAGTACGATCGCTGCAAACCATGCAGACGGGGATGGCGGCGGGCTCTTTTTTCAATTCATTATGAACACGATCGAAGCCAACAACTCGATTATTGCCGACAATACAGCATCGGGTAATGGCGCCGATGGAGTCGGCTCCTTACTTGGTAGATACAGTCTGATCGAAAATACCGATGGCTTAGATCTTTTCAGTACGACCAATTTCATCACAGGCCAGGACCCGGGACTGCTTCCATTGGCCGATAATGGCGGGTCGACTCAAACTCATGCTCTTTCTTCCGGCAGTCTCGCGATTGACGCAGGCGACCCCGCATTCGACCCGAATTCCTTTACGCCCACTTTAGCTTTAGATCAGAGAGGCTCCGCTCGTGTTGCTGACGGGAATAACGATTCAACCAGTCGTCTTGATATCGGTGCTTATGAAGCAGAGTCCGTCCTGGCGAGTACCGACCTGACAGTGAAACGAAGTGTCACTAATGTCGGGTCTTCCGGCCAAATTGGTGCGCTCCCTTCCAACGTGGACTTCATTGACGAGTGGAACCCGGTCATCGTCGAAATCTGGGTGAGTATCACGAATTCATCTGAAAATGGTATCTCATCGGCTTTGGTCGATTTAAATTTTGATGCTCAATATTTGATTGCCGATTCCATCGAGTACGGCCCCGGTTTTACTGCGAATCAAACGGCAACGATTGATAACGTAACAGGGATGATTACCGGACTAGGTGCCTCAACCAGCCAAGCTGGCTATGGAGCGGAAACACTCGTCCTGTTGGCTCGGGTTCATCTCTCAGTCAAGCCTGTCCCGTTAGAAACGGACGGGCACTATATCGAGCCAGTTGCTGATCTGAACTTCCAAATCTTAAACAGTACTCTGTTATCGTCAGTCGGTGCTGCCTCAGTCACCGAAGGGGCAGCAGTCAACCTGACGTTAGTTCCCGCCTTATACGATCTGGATGACAATGGTTCCGTCGACTTCAGGGATCTGGTTCAATTCATTAACGTTTACAACAAAAGTACGGGGGCGACTGCGGCACCTGATGTCTGGGCTGCTGATTTTGATCGTTCCGGTACTGTCAATATTCGCGACCTGATTCTCTTGATTTCTAACTACAATAAGGTTCAGGGAAGTGGCACATTCCTGTTTTATCCCTCAAATTTTGATGAGATCTGGCAGCAAAATAACCTTGTCACCTCGCTTATCAATTCGGAAGACACCACTTCTCAATCTTTGACCGTAGAAACTGTTGAACCGGTTCTGAATGCGGCCAAAGAACAATTGGCCGAAACCCACGGCGATTCGGTTTCAGAAGAATTGGCCGATGTAAAGATCGAGGTTGTCGAACTATCAGGAAATCAAATCGCCAAAGCAAACGCCGATACTCGTACCATTTATCTTGATGTGAATGCCGCTGGTTGGGGGTGGTTTGTTGATTCGACTCCGTTCCAGAATGAAGAATTCAACCAAACAACCATGGGAATATTCGATGCATCTCTGTTCAGTCCAGCAGAGGGCCAAATCGACTTACTCACAGTTCTGCTGCATGAATTGGGCCACCTTCTAGGTTACGACCATGATCATGAAAGCACGCTCATGGAGCCTGCTTTGGATCCGGGTGAGCGGAAACTCTCCTCCTATGAAGAATCGGATGATTTCTTCAGCGGATATCTCGATTCAGAATTTGATGGAATTAATTGAACATAAAGTACAGGGACTACTCTTTTTCCAATGAAAATCCCCATATATCAGGTGAGAATTTGAAATCTCAGACGTCCAGAAGAGAAGAGTCAGCCTCTGATTCATCCGCAAAACCAGTAGCAACCGTTATTTTTCGGATGATCTTTTCGATCTTTTGCTTGACATCCATAGTTTTATTGCTGCACAATCAGTCTTGAATTTGCCTATTTTAACAAAGAGTTTAGCAGGTGGATTTGAATTAACGTGAACGAGATGGCTTTCCAAGTCCATCCTGGTCTACTCCGATAAACATAAGTCACTAAATACATAAGAGTTATAAATATCAACTTCACCAAAGCCAGCAACTCAGATCAACCCAAGTTGCCCGTTTTGGCATGATATGGAAAGATGCAAATGATGTTTACGAGAACTAAACGTCGTAACCAGCCAGGTCGAATTGGTTCACTCCTCAGCCATCTCCTCAAAGGTCGTAACAGTCGCTTGCGCAAACAACGTGTGAACTCGTTATCCAATACGATTTCCATCGTTGAGTGCCTGGAAGACAGGACACTGCTTTCAGCAAGTAATCCATTCTACAGTGATAATATTTATGGTACGACTAATATCAGTGTGGCACTGCCTGGCGAAGTAGACAATGATCAAACAGCGCAATTGCCTTCTGAAATTGATCAAGCTCAATATCAACAAAACAACCCCGCACCTGAAGAAGTAAAAGAACTTGCTCTCAAAGATAAGGGGCAAGTGGATAACCCCGTCAATCTTCAAACAACTGAAGATTTTTTAGCGTTTGCAACCCACGAAAATGAAATCATTGGAACAAGTGGCTCGAACGATATCCCGCTGAATGCACAGGTGATTGCCGGCTTCGGTACGGGTGCTAATGACGATCCGGAAGTCGATCTTGCTGGCTTTCTCGCCAATACAGCATTTACATCATTCTTCGGTGAGTTTCCTGAAGATGATGGCTCCATTCTACTCGCAAATAATCTCGGTCTGATAGCAGGCCAGGAAATTCGAATTCTGGGTGCGACGCTTGGAAACGGCCCGTATGGTACCGGAGGTTCTGCCGGCACTGACTCAGGTGACTTTGATTTCTACCAAGTTTCCAATGTCCAGGCCGGACAGCGCATCACCGTTTCAGTGGAAGATTCAACCCAGTTCTTTAACCTGGATCCAACGGTTTCTATTTATGCCAGCGATGGAACATTAGTCGCATTTAATGACGATAGTGGATTTCGACTGGATAGTTTTCTGGAATTTGATGCACCAGTGACCGGCGATTATTACGTCATGGTCAGTAGCTTTGGTACAGGAGGCCCTACCGATCCCTTTGATTCAGCAAGTGGTACTGGTGTCGGTGCGAATGCAGACTCTGAAGGCCTGTATGATCTCACCATCGGTTTGAATGCTGCTGATATCGATTATTATGCGGTTGAACTGGAAGCTGGCGACATTTTGGGCGCGAACGTTTATGGCGCAGGACAAACCCTGTCATTATACAGCCCCACGGGCCTGTTGATGTTTGAATCTTCACGTTTCCTGGAGGACCTTTACCCTGAAGACAGTCCGCTTCCCGGTGATGGAAATGCGTCCGCTTCGATTGTAGCCCCGGTTAGCGGAACATATTTTGTTGCAGTGA
This genomic interval from Gimesia alba contains the following:
- a CDS encoding amidohydrolase family protein; this translates as MIFDVNVYLSRWPFRRLPHDETTKLVQKLKQNQIQQAFAGSFDGLLHKDIRAVNQRLVAECKKSGPDLLIPVGTINPRLPGWEDDVIACHEEWKMPGVRLHPNYHEYQLSNPAVKKLFAMAAERKLFVQIAMRMEDDRTQHPLMRIPDVKFEALPDLMKQHDELQVTILNGMKSLRGANLTSLTENPNLTIEISMLEGVGGIEKLMKQVPYQQILFGSYLPFFYLDSSLNKLKESDLGMEIETQITWKNAQTRFVNANT
- a CDS encoding preprotein translocase subunit SecA; this translates as MSIASHSYHWMKGGFRPKQSRLSRWSALAGQIIQRCESLKKMTDDRLERYSLELRWRAKSGEPLKKILPEAYALVRESAWRTKNMEHFPVQLMGGIALFEGGIAEMQTGEGKTLTAVLPAYLRALMGKGCHVITVNDYLAQRDSEIMGPIFNKLGLSVGCITSDMEDEDRRIAYGLDVTYGTANEMGFDFLRDRIRIGASAPGQLEQAITNHKASGKEPLVQRGNYFALIDEADSVLIDEARTPLIIGLIQPNDAASVNLFRWSNRATHQLESEVDYVYEPKKRSAYLTDQGCRKVLLMAKPSLLDSIDTERIYKQVEQSLVARFGFLKDRDYVVVDDEVVIVDESTGRMMDGRKWQDGLHQSIEAQEHVPITAATGQAARITVQSFFQNYSHLAGMTGTAALAEKEIRKTYKVSVTSIPTHRPCIRKGTKPRVFKTMQDKRMAVVDEIELIRKKRCPVLVGTPSVEASEALGDLLAMKAIPHQILNAKYHAQEAEIVKKAGEPSRVTIATNMAGRGTDILLSDEVRENGGLHVIATEMHTSARIDRQLIGRSARQGDPGHYQFFLSLEDELLRCLEQFQLDKIIKSAKADEKGELPGSWISFFNNTQNFLEKLHHKQRRDMLKHEKHRIEMFHKMGLDPYLEWTD
- a CDS encoding choice-of-anchor Q domain-containing protein; this encodes MISKFVDNLWRPRRSKHHRRSKRATAPMIATEKLEDRTLLSGQDLVAFAQALTAANVTLYGAAWDADTTQQKALLEDGAQFLNFVDVTNADRTLNSNATIAGITEGMVRPIWRLNDGTLIEGSTINTLQDLSTATGVAILNSDGPFLKEIADQNLLSGTGLHVALDGYDPDNGGLIFHDAVSSNPDIEARILRGNRSLRISVAGYGDMVFELFEGRASKATDYIIYHAEQLNFFDGLDFYNILNGSLVGGDPFNTGLGGSGFGFFDDQFHPELQHVQSGLLTVLKPEDIKQEGDTDAKTFDDLNNSRFIITGSASRNYDFQNTIFGYLVEGEEVRDALSKVPVTANFPDYTITMETVDVFTDDENATLVLTAAEGTTGTSTITVTVEDQDGNLTQRQFQVNATKDTISAITDDSNAKPYLPDLPTLQARPQETIQYQIVAIDVDLGTENGNSSIKYHPPNWLTQKGFELPAPIPPGMIVNLDEDTGLLTVNLSETVVPGVYQFSVAVELEIPNSVTDPKYVDYGLVTIIVSDPPVANDDFFVIQGDTDELDILLNDTANDGSPLLDVIGEGYTVEIVTQPENGGGTVTYDSETNKINFTSNGSTYMGLDEFTYRVKDNLGAYSETATVTFSIAPEGVILVTSLLDNQNDDQFVTLSEAIQAANLDMSSLFAVPAGNGPDTIMFAPNLFIDQDTSAITPQTLLIRGEGQHFTITDSLTIIAPTTESGDPLLTIDGTLDGGDSSRHFYIDDGITANTILVSLQNLILIEGKTNDNGGSIYNAEHLVLSNSQLLNNQSTSGVGGAIFNTGTLEISNSVLQSNHSVGSEGGAIASNFGSVTLTQTTLDNNDAEGSGGGIYAMNANVTLTDSVVSNNTGFNGSGGGLYQDQGLLTVTGSSFISNSTGSALSGAGIYANETTTSITDSTFHANRSSGSGGGLSQNLGTLSVRNSTFSENEALFGDGGGIYSGTRTTSILNSTISGNTASQNGGGIYFLDRLELVSGTIDNSTIAANHADGDGGGLFFQFIMNTIEANNSIIADNTASGNGADGVGSLLGRYSLIENTDGLDLFSTTNFITGQDPGLLPLADNGGSTQTHALSSGSLAIDAGDPAFDPNSFTPTLALDQRGSARVADGNNDSTSRLDIGAYEAESVLASTDLTVKRSVTNVGSSGQIGALPSNVDFIDEWNPVIVEIWVSITNSSENGISSALVDLNFDAQYLIADSIEYGPGFTANQTATIDNVTGMITGLGASTSQAGYGAETLVLLARVHLSVKPVPLETDGHYIEPVADLNFQILNSTLLSSVGAASVTEGAAVNLTLVPALYDLDDNGSVDFRDLVQFINVYNKSTGATAAPDVWAADFDRSGTVNIRDLILLISNYNKVQGSGTFLFYPSNFDEIWQQNNLVTSLINSEDTTSQSLTVETVEPVLNAAKEQLAETHGDSVSEELADVKIEVVELSGNQIAKANADTRTIYLDVNAAGWGWFVDSTPFQNEEFNQTTMGIFDASLFSPAEGQIDLLTVLLHELGHLLGYDHDHESTLMEPALDPGERKLSSYEESDDFFSGYLDSEFDGIN